The Nocardioides humi genome includes a region encoding these proteins:
- a CDS encoding nuclear transport factor 2 family protein — protein sequence MTRPSARDAYAGLLAAYGKGTAPALEAVVAPDVHYVIHGEATLSGSYRGVAGMLEWIDLAGRISGGTARFAPEVITTDESGERSDVVAIGVASVEREGGVLRTGHIYHLRWQDGLLVEGHTYPADPATFRQVWS from the coding sequence ATGACGCGCCCGTCCGCCCGTGATGCGTACGCCGGCCTGCTGGCCGCCTACGGCAAGGGGACCGCCCCGGCGCTCGAGGCCGTCGTGGCTCCCGACGTGCACTACGTCATCCACGGCGAGGCCACGCTGAGCGGCAGCTACCGCGGCGTGGCGGGCATGCTGGAGTGGATCGACCTGGCCGGCCGGATCTCGGGGGGCACGGCGCGCTTCGCGCCCGAGGTGATCACCACCGACGAGAGCGGAGAGCGCAGTGACGTGGTCGCGATCGGCGTCGCGAGCGTCGAGCGCGAGGGCGGCGTCCTGCGCACCGGGCACATCTACCACCTGCGCTGGCAGGACGGCCTGCTCGTCGAGGGGCACACCTATCCGGCCGACCCGGCCACCTTCCGCCAGGTGTGGTCGTGA
- a CDS encoding class I adenylate-forming enzyme family protein, producing MNAVDSLRIDRVFLEKAAQRPDAVALVVDDRSWTRADVRRMAESAAAFLRERGVGPGDRVLAQYTTDARDLAVAVAASGLGATLIPVPTSLGGLELSHILRLAEPVVAIAHGAELPHGTTVPAGVAVVDVADVTDVTEGRGIEVPCLPVPTDHTAVIGVTSGSTGLPKGVMHTWSSLHYAASHAAAVVRVRDGEAICTPGASAGAPGYAFFTYLGLAHGATIVRASRWNADAVLDLMARHRVVWSMTVVSMVRMFVDAARKRPEPPDLSAMRAMCVGGSAIASSLVHEAKDVLGVDAIRMFGLSECLGFATMSPADPLELRAELDGYPYAGTEVHAFDDERRMLPPGEVGEAGVRGPSLMQGYLGDTDPDSRMAPGGYFLTGDWIRMTDDGHVKVVGRKKDLIIRGGYNIDPSEIENLVRARADVLEASVFGLPDERLGEIVCLCVVPQPGAAPGLDEIVDDLRARGLSTQKLPQVYATRDAFPLSPDGKVLKEVIRREVQAERETEAAR from the coding sequence ATGAACGCCGTCGACTCGCTGCGCATCGACCGGGTCTTCCTGGAGAAGGCGGCCCAGCGACCGGATGCCGTCGCCCTCGTCGTCGACGACCGGTCGTGGACCCGCGCCGACGTACGACGGATGGCCGAGTCCGCCGCGGCCTTCCTGCGTGAGCGCGGCGTGGGCCCCGGCGACCGGGTGCTCGCGCAGTACACGACCGACGCCCGCGATCTCGCCGTCGCCGTCGCCGCCTCCGGGCTGGGCGCGACGCTCATCCCGGTGCCGACCAGCCTCGGCGGCCTGGAGCTCTCGCACATCCTGCGCCTCGCCGAGCCCGTCGTGGCGATCGCGCACGGCGCGGAGCTGCCGCACGGGACGACCGTCCCCGCCGGCGTGGCCGTCGTCGACGTCGCCGATGTCACCGACGTCACCGAGGGGCGGGGGATCGAGGTCCCCTGCCTGCCGGTGCCGACCGACCACACCGCCGTGATCGGCGTGACCTCCGGCAGCACCGGACTGCCCAAGGGGGTGATGCACACCTGGTCCAGCCTCCACTACGCCGCGTCGCACGCCGCCGCCGTCGTGCGGGTCCGCGACGGGGAGGCGATCTGCACGCCCGGTGCCAGCGCGGGGGCGCCGGGCTACGCGTTCTTCACCTATCTGGGCCTCGCGCACGGCGCGACCATCGTCCGGGCCTCGCGCTGGAACGCCGACGCCGTGCTGGACCTGATGGCGAGGCACCGTGTGGTGTGGTCGATGACGGTGGTCTCGATGGTGCGGATGTTCGTCGACGCGGCACGCAAGCGGCCCGAGCCCCCCGACCTGTCGGCGATGCGGGCCATGTGCGTCGGCGGGTCGGCGATCGCCTCCAGCCTCGTGCACGAGGCGAAGGACGTGCTCGGGGTCGATGCGATCCGGATGTTCGGCCTCTCGGAGTGCCTCGGCTTCGCGACGATGAGCCCGGCCGACCCGCTCGAGCTGCGCGCCGAGCTCGACGGCTACCCGTACGCCGGCACCGAGGTGCACGCCTTCGACGACGAGCGCAGGATGCTGCCGCCCGGCGAGGTCGGGGAGGCCGGCGTTCGCGGGCCCTCCCTCATGCAGGGCTACCTCGGCGACACCGACCCCGACAGCCGGATGGCGCCGGGCGGGTACTTCCTGACCGGCGACTGGATCCGGATGACCGACGACGGGCACGTCAAGGTGGTGGGCCGCAAGAAGGACCTGATCATCCGCGGCGGCTACAACATCGACCCGAGCGAGATCGAGAACCTGGTGCGAGCGCGGGCCGACGTCCTCGAGGCGTCGGTGTTCGGCCTGCCCGACGAGCGCCTGGGCGAGATCGTGTGCCTGTGCGTCGTCCCCCAGCCGGGAGCGGCGCCCGGCCTCGACGAGATCGTCGACGACCTGCGCGCCCGCGGCCTGTCGACGCAGAAGCTCCCGCAGGTCTACGCCACCCGGGACGCCTTCCCGCTCTCGCCCGACGGCAAGGTCCTCAAGGAGGTCATCCGGCGCGAGGTGCAGGCGGAGCGGGAGACGGAGGCGGCGCGATGA
- a CDS encoding SDR family NAD(P)-dependent oxidoreductase, whose amino-acid sequence MSAERVDRLDGRCAVVTGSSAGIGRGIAESLVRSGADVVLSGRTPETLAAAVEELRALAGPGQQVLGLNADLSQEEQIDDFFDRVRAEVGRLDILVANIGGGQVKPFFDLTREDWTSVFDLNLLGPFLVSQRGARLMRECGSEHASITLVSSIRAHTAKPGRAVYASTKAAMNQLMRVMARELAPFGIRVNALLPGITDTPLTRRNPEAFAEAIKQVPLEGAATPADMGRAVAFLASDAARFITGQELAVDGGELLHGD is encoded by the coding sequence ATGAGCGCGGAGCGGGTCGACCGGCTCGACGGGCGCTGCGCGGTGGTGACCGGCAGCAGCGCGGGGATCGGGCGCGGGATCGCGGAGAGCCTGGTGCGCTCCGGCGCCGACGTCGTCCTCTCCGGACGGACCCCCGAGACCCTGGCCGCCGCCGTCGAGGAGCTCCGTGCCCTCGCCGGTCCGGGCCAGCAGGTCCTCGGCCTGAACGCCGACCTGTCGCAGGAGGAGCAGATCGACGACTTCTTCGATCGGGTGCGCGCCGAGGTGGGGCGCCTCGACATCCTGGTCGCCAATATCGGCGGCGGTCAGGTCAAGCCGTTCTTCGACCTGACCCGCGAGGACTGGACCTCGGTGTTCGACCTGAACCTCCTCGGTCCGTTCCTGGTCTCCCAGCGGGGCGCGCGACTGATGCGTGAGTGCGGCAGCGAGCACGCCAGCATCACGCTCGTCTCGTCCATCCGCGCCCACACCGCCAAGCCCGGCCGGGCGGTCTACGCCTCCACCAAGGCGGCGATGAACCAGCTGATGCGGGTGATGGCCCGCGAGCTCGCGCCGTTCGGGATCCGGGTCAACGCGCTGCTGCCCGGCATCACCGACACGCCGCTGACCCGCCGCAACCCCGAGGCCTTCGCCGAGGCGATCAAGCAGGTCCCGCTCGAGGGGGCCGCCACCCCGGCGGACATGGGACGCGCCGTGGCCTTCCTCGCCAGCGACGCGGCCCGGTTCATCACCGGCCAGGAGCTGGCCGTCGACGGCGGCGAGCTGCTGCACGGCGACTGA
- a CDS encoding SDR family NAD(P)-dependent oxidoreductase has translation MTDLTGRTALVTGGSSGNGRAIALALGRAGASVVVADLRPEPRESGVPTAEQLQAEGHQALFVRCDVADEAAMVSAVEATRSFGDLDVMVNNAGVLHLAPITELSCEDFDRIHAVNARGTFLGCREAARVMVARGHGTIVNVASVAALRGARGYAAYAASKGAVTAMTRALAAELGPAGVRVNCLVPGYVDTAMTRADIATEDKVASSAERIPIRRVGRPDDMAAAVLFLADHRASGFLHGSSVVVDGGISAVL, from the coding sequence ATGACCGATCTGACCGGCCGAACGGCACTGGTGACCGGGGGCTCGAGCGGCAACGGACGGGCCATCGCGCTGGCTCTCGGCAGGGCCGGCGCGAGCGTCGTCGTCGCCGATCTGCGCCCGGAGCCCCGCGAGTCCGGGGTCCCGACCGCCGAGCAGCTCCAGGCCGAGGGACACCAGGCGCTGTTCGTACGCTGCGACGTCGCCGACGAGGCCGCGATGGTGAGCGCCGTCGAGGCGACCCGGTCCTTCGGCGACCTGGACGTCATGGTCAACAACGCCGGCGTGCTCCACCTGGCGCCGATCACCGAGCTGAGCTGCGAGGACTTCGACCGGATCCACGCCGTCAACGCCCGCGGCACGTTCCTCGGCTGCCGGGAGGCGGCCCGGGTCATGGTCGCCCGAGGCCACGGCACCATCGTCAACGTGGCCAGCGTGGCCGCACTGCGCGGCGCGCGCGGCTACGCGGCGTACGCCGCCTCCAAGGGGGCCGTCACGGCCATGACCCGCGCCCTCGCCGCCGAGCTGGGTCCCGCGGGCGTCCGGGTCAACTGCCTGGTTCCCGGCTACGTGGACACCGCCATGACCCGCGCCGACATCGCCACCGAGGACAAGGTCGCCTCCTCGGCCGAGCGGATCCCGATCCGCCGGGTGGGCCGGCCCGACGACATGGCCGCGGCCGTGCTGTTCCTGGCCGACCACCGCGCGAGCGGCTTCCTGCACGGATCATCGGTCGTGGTCGACGGCGGCATCTCCGCCGTCCTGTGA
- a CDS encoding LacI family DNA-binding transcriptional regulator, which produces MRQVAQQAGVDVSVVSRLLNEDPRLSISPATRDRVLQAITDLDYRPNLAARALRTNHGGMIAFVVPDFTSSVYAHVISGAHQRAQEIGYAVVVDALDPDLARTARRYRARGIDGALLAGATLPDRDVVSLEDLSIPMVLLNRRVPGLTRTACVDYAAASRLAIDHLADLGHRDVMVLSSPRNADFTERLKAFRSRARSRRVTTSTATAGGSRRRPATTPAAGSWEATGSAR; this is translated from the coding sequence ATGCGCCAGGTGGCCCAGCAGGCGGGCGTCGACGTCAGCGTCGTGTCCCGGCTCCTCAACGAGGATCCGCGGCTGAGCATCTCGCCGGCCACGAGGGACCGCGTGCTGCAGGCGATCACGGACCTCGACTACCGCCCGAACCTCGCGGCACGTGCGCTGCGCACCAACCACGGGGGGATGATCGCCTTCGTCGTCCCGGACTTCACGAGCTCCGTCTACGCCCACGTGATCAGCGGCGCGCACCAGCGCGCGCAGGAGATCGGGTACGCCGTCGTGGTGGACGCGCTCGACCCCGATCTCGCGCGAACGGCCCGGCGCTACCGCGCGCGCGGCATCGACGGCGCCCTGCTCGCGGGTGCCACGCTGCCGGATCGCGACGTGGTCTCCCTGGAGGACCTCAGCATCCCGATGGTGCTGCTGAACCGTCGCGTGCCGGGCCTCACCCGCACCGCGTGCGTCGACTACGCCGCGGCCTCGCGACTCGCGATCGACCACCTCGCCGACCTCGGGCACCGTGACGTCATGGTGTTGTCCAGCCCGCGCAACGCCGACTTCACCGAGCGGCTCAAGGCCTTCCGGTCTCGTGCCCGGTCGCGACGCGTGACGACCAGCACCGCCACCGCCGGGGGATCTCGGCGCAGGCCGGCTACGACACCGGCCGCCGGATCCTGGGAGGCGACGGGCTCGGCGAGGTGA
- a CDS encoding thiolase family protein → MRAAVLGAATSPFVRQASGGLYALTSRAILDAITAAGVEPGEIEAVYVGNVFGPSGVVPRVLRDAGITGVPSLRLEAACASGTLAAHQAVRDVVAGRHRTVLALGVEMMSELFDGPIVPERTDPEGSLGLPLPGLYALQAHRYLSVHGLDVADIARVAVKNRAQGALNPAAQKRTPVTLEQVLGSRPIAEPLTLDQCCPVGDGAAAAVIGLSRRADDVLVTGTGWSSGLAWPGVDDLPWGMASVTRAAEEAFAASRRSAPEVDVLEVHDAFTIGEVLTVEALGLCAPGTAPRLLADGELGPGGRWPVNTSGGLLSRGHALGATGVAQIAEVYEQLTGRSGERQVAAPRIGLVETMGGGASGLDGNTAVVMVLEAQQ, encoded by the coding sequence ATGAGGGCGGCGGTGCTGGGCGCGGCCACCAGCCCGTTCGTACGACAGGCGTCCGGCGGGCTCTACGCCCTGACGTCCCGGGCGATCCTGGACGCGATCACCGCGGCCGGTGTCGAGCCCGGCGAGATCGAGGCGGTGTACGTCGGCAACGTGTTCGGCCCCTCGGGCGTCGTGCCCCGCGTGCTGCGCGACGCGGGGATCACCGGTGTCCCCAGCCTGCGCCTGGAGGCGGCATGCGCGAGCGGGACGCTGGCGGCGCACCAGGCGGTCCGCGACGTGGTCGCCGGCCGGCACCGCACCGTGCTCGCCCTGGGCGTGGAGATGATGTCGGAGCTGTTCGACGGCCCGATCGTGCCGGAGCGCACCGACCCCGAGGGCTCGCTGGGGCTGCCCCTGCCGGGCCTGTACGCGCTGCAGGCACACCGCTATCTCTCGGTCCACGGGCTCGACGTCGCCGACATCGCCCGGGTCGCGGTCAAGAACCGCGCGCAGGGTGCGCTGAACCCCGCCGCCCAGAAGCGCACCCCCGTCACGCTCGAGCAGGTGCTCGGCAGCCGTCCGATCGCCGAGCCGCTGACCCTCGACCAGTGCTGCCCGGTCGGCGACGGTGCCGCGGCCGCCGTGATCGGCCTGTCACGCCGAGCCGACGACGTCCTCGTCACCGGCACGGGCTGGTCCAGCGGCTTGGCATGGCCCGGGGTCGACGACCTGCCCTGGGGCATGGCGTCGGTGACCCGAGCCGCCGAGGAGGCGTTCGCCGCGAGCCGACGATCGGCGCCGGAGGTGGATGTGCTCGAGGTCCACGACGCGTTCACGATCGGCGAGGTGCTGACGGTGGAGGCCCTCGGACTGTGCGCGCCCGGAACCGCGCCGCGGCTGCTGGCCGACGGCGAGCTCGGCCCCGGCGGACGCTGGCCCGTGAACACGTCCGGGGGTCTGCTCTCCCGTGGGCACGCCCTCGGCGCGACGGGCGTCGCCCAGATCGCGGAGGTCTATGAGCAGCTGACCGGGCGGTCCGGGGAGCGACAGGTCGCCGCGCCGCGGATCGGGCTGGTGGAGACGATGGGTGGCGGAGCGAGCGGCCTGGACGGCAATACCGCCGTCGTGATGGTGCTCGAGGCCCAGCAGTGA
- a CDS encoding Zn-ribbon domain-containing OB-fold protein, with protein sequence MTRREIDPTEYQPSLTATGVAGGRCLSCGRATAPATHRCPWCGAVVEFADFAPRGVVWASTVVHLDSAGRAVPRALAYVDLDDGPRVLVSQAEAVVWPVGTPVTLGAATVAADWALAHRGRR encoded by the coding sequence ATGACGCGCCGGGAGATCGATCCGACCGAGTACCAGCCGTCCCTCACGGCCACCGGCGTGGCCGGAGGCCGGTGCCTGTCCTGCGGCCGGGCGACGGCGCCCGCGACCCACCGCTGCCCCTGGTGCGGTGCTGTCGTCGAGTTCGCCGACTTCGCGCCCCGAGGCGTCGTCTGGGCCTCGACGGTCGTTCACCTCGACTCCGCGGGCCGCGCCGTACCCCGGGCGCTGGCCTACGTCGACCTGGACGACGGGCCCAGGGTGCTGGTGTCGCAGGCGGAGGCCGTCGTCTGGCCCGTCGGCACGCCGGTGACGCTCGGCGCGGCCACGGTCGCGGCGGACTGGGCCCTCGCCCACCGGGGCCGGCGATGA
- a CDS encoding class I adenylate-forming enzyme family protein gives MNLPVTLWEAFHRSLTTNAERPALAYGAEELTYAELASAVADARARLVATGVRGGSRVVLLQSSGLAFPVYDLAVMSIGAVKVPLNPMSSAGDVRQVLDRTEPAAVVVTDDLVDLLAGQGRTPVLRAEYDVRPGRASELPDGAVAEPGDAAVIYFTGGTTGAPKGVVHSQEGTLSNLLAHLLEGDIRRDERLLLTTPLAHAAGLFTLAALLRGAHARIEPGFDARRALRLMREDATTWTFAVPTMIYRLLDASDESGVAPTSLRTLQYGAAPIAPEQLARALDTFGPVLQQLYAQTENPNYATVLRKEDHVRALREPHLLTSCGRASILCDVAVLDGDGSVVPPGTEGEIALRSPYVMTGYWRDLEGHRSRFAGSWLLTGDIGRMDEEHFLYVVDRRNDMIISGGMNVYSVEVEQALTRHPAVLQAAVVGVPHPDWGESVHAVVVAGEVSIEELLAHCREQLAAYKVPKSVELRAELPLTAYGKLDKKALRAALAEARG, from the coding sequence ATGAATCTGCCTGTCACGCTCTGGGAGGCCTTCCACCGCTCCCTCACCACCAACGCGGAGCGGCCGGCACTGGCGTACGGAGCCGAGGAGCTGACCTATGCGGAGCTGGCGTCGGCCGTCGCCGACGCCCGCGCACGCCTCGTCGCGACGGGCGTCCGCGGTGGCTCCCGAGTCGTCCTGCTGCAGTCCAGCGGCCTGGCGTTCCCGGTCTACGACCTCGCGGTGATGAGCATCGGAGCGGTCAAGGTGCCGCTCAACCCGATGTCCTCGGCCGGCGACGTGCGCCAGGTGCTCGACCGCACCGAGCCGGCTGCCGTGGTAGTCACCGACGACCTCGTCGACCTGCTCGCCGGCCAGGGGCGGACGCCCGTACTGCGCGCGGAGTACGACGTCCGCCCCGGCCGAGCCTCGGAGCTGCCCGACGGTGCGGTGGCCGAGCCCGGCGACGCCGCCGTCATCTACTTCACCGGCGGCACGACCGGCGCGCCGAAGGGCGTCGTGCACTCGCAGGAGGGCACCCTCTCCAACCTGCTCGCGCACCTGCTCGAAGGCGACATCCGTCGCGACGAACGACTCCTCCTCACCACACCGCTCGCCCACGCCGCCGGCCTGTTCACGCTGGCGGCCCTGCTCCGCGGCGCCCACGCGCGCATCGAGCCCGGCTTCGACGCGCGGCGGGCGCTGCGGCTGATGCGGGAGGACGCGACGACGTGGACCTTCGCCGTCCCCACGATGATCTACCGCCTGCTCGACGCCAGCGACGAGAGCGGCGTGGCGCCCACGTCGCTGCGCACCCTCCAGTACGGCGCCGCGCCGATCGCGCCGGAGCAGCTGGCTCGCGCCCTGGACACCTTCGGTCCAGTGCTGCAGCAGCTCTACGCCCAGACCGAGAACCCGAACTACGCGACGGTGCTGCGCAAGGAGGACCACGTGCGGGCACTGCGGGAGCCACACCTCCTCACGTCCTGCGGCCGGGCGTCGATCCTGTGCGACGTGGCCGTGCTCGACGGCGACGGGTCCGTCGTCCCTCCCGGCACGGAGGGCGAGATCGCCCTCCGCTCGCCGTACGTCATGACCGGCTACTGGCGCGACCTGGAGGGCCACCGCTCGCGGTTCGCCGGATCGTGGCTGCTGACCGGCGACATCGGCCGCATGGACGAGGAGCACTTCCTCTACGTCGTCGACCGTCGCAACGACATGATCATCAGCGGAGGGATGAACGTCTACTCGGTCGAGGTCGAGCAGGCGCTGACCCGGCACCCGGCGGTGCTCCAGGCGGCGGTCGTGGGCGTGCCGCATCCCGACTGGGGCGAGTCCGTCCATGCCGTCGTCGTCGCCGGCGAGGTGAGCATCGAGGAGCTCCTCGCCCACTGCCGGGAGCAGCTCGCGGCGTACAAGGTGCCCAAGAGCGTCGAGCTGCGCGCGGAGCTCCCCCTCACGGCGTACGGGAAGCTGGACAAGAAGGCGCTGCGCGCGGCGCTCGCGGAGGCCCGCGGATGA
- a CDS encoding ABC transporter substrate-binding protein, whose product MKHIVRRAAIGACALSLASGLTACADSSDEAGGDDDVITIAVVADRTGGLAFFGERAQQGWDLALEAIDAEIAGHKVEYVEVQCDTPANCGADTTRVINEKGVDIVMGTPGSALALAIAEAAARAEVPYFETASLVNTLLPDGEAEYIFRGAMDETQLNAGVRPALEAWYDALGEDVAGKTAVVVNESSAANHNAAELQKSILDEMGVEVLDQFEYEVDSTDFAPLAARVKQADADIVLETSYVADMIALNTELSRVKLDPEVHVIVGAPSPTEQAEALGADYLEGVVHVTFPSLDVNEEGAQGIDEFLSAYREEFGEDPDSSYALTYYSSARILFAVLELADGATDAESFREAIAQIDEPTGSFANGWGAKFDERGQNQNAAPDTVQWQGGQVCTVLPAEAAACELEVG is encoded by the coding sequence GTGAAGCACATCGTCCGCAGGGCCGCCATCGGCGCCTGCGCCCTCTCCCTGGCCTCCGGCCTCACCGCCTGCGCCGACAGCTCCGACGAAGCCGGCGGAGACGACGACGTCATCACCATCGCCGTCGTGGCCGACCGCACCGGCGGCCTCGCCTTCTTCGGCGAGCGCGCCCAGCAGGGCTGGGACCTGGCACTCGAGGCGATCGACGCCGAGATCGCCGGCCACAAGGTGGAGTACGTCGAGGTCCAGTGCGACACGCCGGCGAACTGCGGCGCCGACACCACGCGAGTGATCAACGAGAAGGGCGTCGACATCGTGATGGGCACGCCCGGCAGCGCGCTCGCGCTCGCGATCGCCGAGGCCGCCGCCCGCGCCGAGGTGCCGTACTTCGAGACCGCCTCGCTCGTCAACACGCTGCTGCCCGACGGCGAGGCCGAGTACATCTTCCGCGGCGCGATGGACGAGACGCAGCTCAACGCCGGCGTCCGGCCCGCGCTCGAGGCCTGGTACGACGCGCTCGGGGAGGACGTCGCCGGCAAGACCGCGGTCGTCGTCAACGAGAGCAGCGCGGCCAACCACAACGCCGCCGAGCTGCAGAAGTCGATCCTCGACGAGATGGGGGTCGAGGTGCTCGACCAGTTCGAGTACGAGGTCGACTCCACCGACTTCGCGCCGCTGGCGGCGCGGGTCAAGCAGGCCGACGCCGACATCGTGCTGGAGACCAGCTACGTCGCCGACATGATCGCGCTCAACACCGAGCTCTCCCGGGTCAAGCTCGACCCCGAGGTGCACGTGATCGTCGGGGCGCCCTCGCCCACCGAGCAGGCCGAGGCCCTCGGCGCGGACTACCTCGAGGGCGTCGTCCACGTGACCTTCCCCTCGCTCGACGTCAACGAGGAGGGCGCTCAGGGCATCGACGAGTTCCTCTCCGCCTACCGGGAGGAGTTCGGCGAGGACCCGGACTCGTCGTACGCGCTCACCTACTACTCGAGCGCCCGGATCCTGTTCGCGGTGCTCGAGCTGGCCGACGGCGCCACCGACGCCGAGAGCTTCCGCGAGGCGATCGCGCAGATCGACGAGCCGACGGGCAGCTTCGCCAACGGGTGGGGCGCGAAGTTCGACGAGCGCGGGCAGAACCAGAACGCCGCACCGGACACCGTGCAGTGGCAGGGTGGCCAGGTGTGCACGGTCCTTCCCGCCGAGGCGGCGGCCTGCGAGCTCGAGGTCGGCTGA
- a CDS encoding branched-chain amino acid ABC transporter permease — protein MTLLLSTVIAGLLMGAVYALVSVGLALEFGVMRIINFAHGYFVMLAMFVAAVLWRQWGITPYEALVVLVPAGFVLGVLVHGLVIHPFVRRGSTGLVIALVTLALSVVVEQGVVALLGSAPRSVAVSTAGFSLLGIDVSGPRLVAAVVALAALVVLGLVLGRTRWGRFARAVAQDAESARTQGIDPTRVAAVVFGVGTAMAAVAGAALVTFLPATAEGGLTLSLVSFVIVVLGGLSSFAGALVAGLVIGVTTSLVGFYWDPALQVPSYLVILVLVLALRPQGLFGDKADAGEIHA, from the coding sequence GTGACCCTGCTGCTGTCCACGGTGATCGCGGGCCTGCTGATGGGCGCGGTCTACGCCCTCGTCTCGGTCGGGCTGGCCCTGGAGTTCGGGGTCATGCGGATCATCAACTTCGCCCACGGCTACTTCGTGATGCTCGCGATGTTCGTGGCCGCGGTCCTGTGGCGGCAGTGGGGCATCACCCCGTACGAGGCGCTCGTCGTCTTGGTCCCGGCGGGGTTCGTCCTGGGCGTGCTGGTGCACGGCCTGGTCATCCACCCGTTCGTGCGCCGGGGCTCGACCGGACTGGTCATCGCCCTGGTGACGCTGGCGCTGTCCGTGGTGGTCGAGCAGGGCGTCGTCGCCCTGCTCGGCTCGGCGCCGCGCAGCGTCGCGGTCTCGACGGCCGGCTTCTCGCTCCTCGGCATCGACGTCAGCGGACCCCGCCTCGTGGCGGCCGTCGTCGCCCTGGCCGCCCTGGTCGTGCTGGGCCTCGTCCTGGGCCGTACGCGCTGGGGCAGGTTCGCCCGCGCCGTCGCCCAGGACGCCGAGTCGGCCCGCACCCAGGGGATCGACCCCACCCGGGTCGCGGCCGTCGTCTTCGGCGTCGGCACGGCGATGGCCGCGGTGGCCGGAGCCGCGCTGGTCACCTTCCTGCCCGCGACCGCCGAGGGCGGCCTCACCCTGTCCCTGGTGTCCTTCGTGATCGTCGTCCTCGGCGGTCTGAGCAGCTTCGCCGGCGCCCTGGTCGCCGGACTGGTCATCGGCGTGACCACGAGCCTGGTCGGCTTCTACTGGGACCCGGCGCTCCAGGTGCCCAGCTACCTGGTGATCCTGGTCCTCGTCCTGGCCCTGAGACCACAGGGACTGTTCGGAGACAAGGCGGACGCGGGTGAGATCCATGCCTGA